From the genome of Anopheles funestus chromosome 2RL, idAnoFuneDA-416_04, whole genome shotgun sequence:
ACTTCCCGCCCTTCCTCTCTACTGACTGCTGCTCCATCACAAACCGGCTATATCGCTCCCTGGCTGGACAATGTTGAAAACGTTCCTTCGCTTGTGAGCCAACAGTTTTCTATCGGACGTTTGCCTTGGCTTTACGAATACGCTCACAGATACAGGGAGGACACCTTCTACCGCAGAGTTCACTTAACGGTGCCGAATCACCGATAGATAGATTCTGGTTGGCTTTACGTGGCGGTTGTCGTCGGTGGGAGCTGACCGTTGTTTCCGGCTGCTATGCTGCTGCTACTTGCGTCGGATGCTTTGCCCGTACAGTCTGCGAAGGATAGAAAAGCCCAATAGGAGAGTTAATAGAAATCGAATCACAGGGTCGAACGTTTCTGCCTTTCGTAATTACGTACTAATTAAATCAACGACATTCACGCCCGGGTTAGTGTGTACTGCGTATCGCAACAGAGGAAACAATTCgcaggaaaattttatatgtaGGCATTAGGTTAgccatttttctttatatatGTAATGCCGATGTACAAAGAAATTCTCCAATTTATTCTACTTCCAATACTCATTTCGTTCTTGCACTAGCTATAACGAAACGTTAACATACAGACTAATGGGTAGTAGCTTCCGGTGACACGAAAGGGCTTTTGAGAAGCTCGTACCGATCATctcaaaaaaacaatcaagaaACTAATATAACCATACATGGTATACTCACTTTGCATTATGCAACGATCAAGTTTACGAGCATTGTAATTGAATTTCGATTACGTGCCAGCTAACACAGAACCATCAAAAACTATTGTTCGTGCTCAAGGACTAGCCTAGTCGGCAAACAGTGTGCCTGACAGGCACAGGATGTAAACCATCAGGCCACAGTATCTACAACTTACCCGAGGTAGAGAGAGCACCCAGTTGCGTCGACAGGTCGGCCGTTGTCGTGGTACAGTGCGTCCCCAGTATGTCTGGCAGTGCATTCCGGCGTCCTATCCGGCCGGTATTATAGAACTGATGGTGATACTCATCGGAACCTCCGTCACCGGCCGCCTTTCCGCCGCCACCCGCACCACCACCCTCCGTCGATAACCGTTGCTGAGCGGTCGGGTCATTCGGTCCACCTGCACCCGTTTCGCGCAGTTTGTCCATGGTTGCTAATTTGATAATGCTTAACACTATGCAGCGAACCAACGGTATAcggggaagaagaaaaaaaagacaccatGCCATCATCACGGTGTCAGTCGATTGGGATCCACGCAGCCAGCAGAATAAGCGTATCAGGAACAACATCATCCGAACGAAAAAGTGGCAAGTAATCCGTAGGATTGCCGTCGCCAAGATTGAAAGTAAAcggaagagagggagagagagagagaaaaaaagagatcaTGTTAAGAAAAATTGGATAGCATATCACGAAGAATCCACAATCAATCCACAAAAGGGGCTAATAGAATTAATCAGACGACATTAGGGACGGTTTAGGCGTttgatgcttcttttcttCCCCGTTTAACTGTATTAGTCAAACAGTCAGCTTTCATTATCGTGTAGTCAACCAGCTGAAACTTGAAAAAAGGCGATGAGCACTCCTATTGCTTGTAACGCACAGGGAGTAACGCGTTTTCAGGATGGAACAGTGATAAAGAAGGAGTTTGTAAGACAATGAGCCACGCGACTATCATGCTCATTCTCAGTAACAAACGTCTTCTCAAACGTCACGAAAATGTCATTTTGGTATTATGACTTTCCGTTTGGCTCTCCGTTTGGCACATTCAgacgtttcaaaaatcaatgataACTTGATGTTCAACGGAAAgtacaaaatttgcattacctgtgccaaacggaaaccccgttagagagaaaattttccgtcagccgaaagcaacggaaagtacaattttcttgagaattgattataaaaaagtgaatatgGAGGTGTCCAGTTCTTTTGTAACTCATTATTAACACGAAATACAACAGTGGTGATGAGATTTGCGACttcaaaactcaaattttgttaaaaaatcatacagtCGCTTCTCTCGACGAACtgctattttaaattttgtttatggtttttcaTCTTGACAGATTGATTGATCCAAGAAAAAAGTCGATGAAGCTTTCATCGACTCTAACGGGTGTGcggaatgcaaatttgcttcCCGTTTGGTTAGAGTGTTTGTGACGGAAAGTTTCCCGTTTGTTACTGAGAATGAGCATGTATGTTTGCTTCTTTCGCCATAAGAAATAACTGGGTTTAAATAAACCATTTCCTGTGGATTTCAATAACTCAACGGGTGTACGCATCGGGTTCAACAGACAAAAGAGATGTTTTATCTCGCTGGAGAAAATCATCACAAAACAATtagaacaataaaacaatacattGCATTAAAAGGAAACGCATGCTGGGAAATGGAAGATTTCTATATGCCGCGAATATGACTTTACTATGGGCGCATGCGAAGGTGATCCGCTACAATGATTCAAGTGTTAATGAGAATTAAACGTATTCTTTTTCAGTTCAGCTGTAACAAATAGTATAGTTGATGTTGCAAATAAAGattaaaagttaataaaaattaattaaatacttATATACATGCATACTTAAAATAGGGTTTAGAATAGCGTCGTAGAATGCCAAACAATTAAtaattctaaaataaaaattaataaattaattaaatccatAATGCCTGAttagtaataaaaattattcggcttaataaatatttgggtaatattataaaaataggCATAGCATTTAAACGACATTAATGTTCCGTAAAATCCCTCCAAAAGTTACGCCTTGGTTAGAGATGACTGCATGACATGGTTTCAGTAGATAAGAGCCCATCATTACCGAGTGGATTACAACGTATTACTAGATCTGTAAGACAGCTTCCACTATAGTAATAAGACAATAGAATTTCCTCACTTGTTAATTATTGTTAGATGGCGGTTTCATCTGGTTGGTATCGCGAAAAACACCAATATGCATGATAAACACCGTGTGAATATTCTGACTAAAAATGTCTCCCCTTTATGGCTTGAACAGGAGAAATCGATCGTAAACCAACAATCATCatcggtgatgatgatgattccaAGTTTTGTCagtggaaacatttttacttCCATTCAGAAATTATCATCGAAAGAAAGCTAAAAAGCATCAACCTACAACATCATATAATGGTAgcatatttgtgtttgtgttctcAAGTGACTTCTTGCAGGAATAATAGAGAACACCGGGATACACCTGTATTTTGCTGGCGAGACAAACCACCACTCATCGTGGACCGTGTGTTACCGAGTGGCACTTCTCGATAATGACGGTCGTCCGCGACACTGTCATAAGGCACATAACATAAAAAGGATAACGAGTCCCTGGCACCACTTCATCACACGTCCGCTAATGGGCGCTGCAGATGATGACTTTGGCTAATGGGGTTGACAAACATCGCTATATGTAGCAACAAACGCCCATACATTAAAGTTTGTGATTTTAaactaatgaaaacaaaatcctaTTCATGttagggaaataaatttcacttttttgtacaataacAAATTTACTTAAAATGTCAATATGTTACAATTATCGTAAATCACAATCAACTCTGATCAATTTATAACAATATAACCTGTCATGACTTtcatttatcctttttttgtcccACCCTCGTCTAACGCCCAAAAACTTCGGGTACGTTATCATGTTGAACAGATAGTTATGATAAGTGCTACTTAGCATCACGGAGCTGTATGTTACATAGTAACGTAGTAACTAAGTTTAGATTTGTGTAGTCTGAAAAGGCAGACAAATGTGTAttataaataacaataataatagtgaatacaaaaacattctatatttttaaatagaaaaaggtGCCTGTCTGAGGGTAAGTACACCCTACACTTAAACCCAACTCAACTCAACCACGAGACGCACGGTTACGGGcgaagaataaataaacaattccgGAAGAAAATGGCACCCTGTTACGCTCCATTGACGTCACGCACAGCCCATACAGTTCTGCAATCACTCCTATATAAAGTGACGCGTTTGAGATACGCGCGACAATATCTTTATCGCGTGTGAGAACAGCATGCGACACCCGCCGATATCTGATAAGAAGGTAACACCACACACGCTTTTATTTTCGGTGACCAATTCAGCTATCTCCGTGCGAGAGTACACTCTctttggttgcttttttttagggACGGAGGGTTTGGACAACGGGTTTGGCCAATCATCAAATTACGCGAGCAAACACGACCGAAAAAAAGGCTACctacaaacagacaaaaaatatAAGGAAGTTTGAAACGCATCTAGATGTAAATCGAGCAAGCCACTTTGAGATCTACGCCTATAGACCTTGCTTGGGTATGGCTGGATCTTATTGTCTAGGGATGAtgttttaaccatttttatCGAACCAAACGAAAAGGATACAAAATAGCGGAAGAAAAAGCAGATGAATAATTTAGTACAAACCAACTTGCTTCTCGTTCGATTAACCTCCAACCTCAAAAGTTCACAGATGGGAGTGATAACCGATAggatctctttctttttttgctttaccttCGTCCTGCCATCAATTTCTTAGCGTCTTCAGCATCACCAACAACAGCTCGCACTAAAAAGAAGGCTTCAGCGACAGATTCAAAAATggagcaagaagaaaaaaactcctgATGAAAAAGACACTCCTTTTGGTCgttcaacacaaaacacagtccgcgaaaaaaaaggaaaaatgttgagCGCTACTAGGGGAATGAAAAcccgaaaacgaaaaaaaaaacaaactaacagAAACTTAAAGAGCCACTTCTAcagcagaaggaaaaaagttgCCTATTCGTGGCCATATTTTTCTCAAAGTCTCAAGGGAAGATTGAAAATCAACTGCAATTTTCTTCACCAGCTTGTTTTTAACAGCGGCGTGTTCATCAACGATTGGGTAGGAACATTTTTCCCGCGAAACAAAAGGCTTTCCGGttcggaaaaataaaaccagggAATCTTGCGCTGGCGTAGATAGACGGATAAAACATTGTAATGAACTTGACGAACATTTCAAACGGGCCTCTCGGAAACTTCCTAACCGTAATTATCTGTTTTTCAATCTGTAGAGCAAGAAAACTTATTAATGTCGCCATAGAATTAGGGAAGATATTGATGCTGAGCAATAGGAACCCATTCCCAATAAGgcttagggtttttttttgcttttccaaagAAACTCTGTCAGTCAAACATCTTGTCTCTGTAAGACACCCACTCCTACTACCCTTCCACGCTTCCTCCACATGATCGGAGAGCACAGTTTCTTATcacttaaaatattatttaattacgGCGGGTGTCCGGTTTGGGCGTTCTTTCGTACTGCTTGAAGcttaaagaagaagaacaatatTTCCTTGAACAAACCCTTTTTCCTAGTTAGTATCGGTGAGGGTAGTAGTTAACACTTTTATCATTTCccgaaacatacacacaagtCGTCCGGAACAGGGTCCGGGAAGTAAGAAGATGGAGTGTAATTAATTGTCCATCAACCTGCGGGTCCTGTGTTGCCCGAGTGTGAATACTTTTATGGCGCCTGAACTAACTCACAAGCCTACATCACCTCCTGCGTACCGAGGACGGGCCACATTGTTAGCGTGCTTTTAATGGCACAGTTAAAGGACACGCGACCGTGACCATTCAGGAAATACGGAAGGTAAGTACCGGAAAGTGTAACTATGTCATGCCCTGTATTGTGTCCATTTTGATCGGTCTTATCTAAGGCAATAATCCACGCAGTGTTGAACGTGCGGTTAAAGAGGGAgaacaaacaataacaaccacacaacgacaacaaaatcatttataCTTCGCAACGCAACACCATCCTACATTTATGAGCTAAGCTTATCACTACTATAAGcatggtttggttttgcattttatggGCCTAATCGTGTGTTGGATAGGACGAAATAGATCAAGTGAGTGAGTTGAATAGTCCTTGCACAGGAAGTACTCGTTTTGATTACTTCTTTATGAACAAGTTACAGCTAAAAATATTCTCCAATATTCTGTACTACAGATAGATTCGTATTAGCCACAAACCAGATCCAGTTGTTGAAGATTCTTTtagacatattttttattcactagCTGTACAAGGTCTAACGTTTTTATAACAACCTTGTGGCAATTAAGTGTGAAGCTTAAACCTAGCAAACGATTAAATGCGATTAAGTATGATAGCAAGTTCAAAAGaattcacacacacaagtgAGATTAGTAGTCCCAGCCGGTCAGTAAAAGACAAGTTGTCTACTAGGTCGAAACAGAAGCTTAAGCAAAATCCCACGGAACAGCAGTACCTTGTATACGTGTAAATCGTGACATCATTTTAGCTTTGGCAACAGAGTGTAGAGACGGTTGATCCAGTTGCTCCTGATATCGATGACGCAGAAGCCGTTGTATGCGGGGCTTACGAAGCGACAGAGCCCGCTGCTGGTATCCGGCCATAGTTAATTGCTCGCCGTTCGATTTGTTGACAGTGGAACCTTCCCAACTGTGGCTTTGCACACCGGCTTGATTTGTGGTAGAATCGTCAACACTTTTTACTAAAGATCTTTGCGTACCAGTGGATTTCATTGTACGCCAAAAAAGCACTTTGGGAAATTTTGTCTATTTAGTTTGCTTTTCCCTAGCACTAAGTGAAAGATCCGTACTATATCAGTACCGAAAAACGTTTTTCGAAGAATCGTTTATTGATTCTTTTCAACttgatatttttacatttgaaatatagcacaacaattgcaaaaaaatatataaaaaagcaacagaaacatgtacttttaattaattcaaaatagtcagaaaaacaaataattacaataaaatattgtacaaaGTATAGATAGACAGTTATCCCCAATTACCAGCAACAAAGAATcgtacaacacaaaaacacggaaaaaagggaaagatatgggagaaagaaaagaaaagaaagagaaggaaagaattagaaaaaaattgttaatctAATGGCGAAATAATGGCGAGTGacaaacatggaaaaaatgGTGAAGCGTTACAATTTCTAACAAAACCATACTCAATAACCGATAGTACAGCACATAAACAAcataataaacataatttggaaaataaaagaattagAAATAAAAGAGTAAATAGAAAACGTCTTTAAAGATAAAAACGTTACAgtaattcaaatattttctacaAATAAACAGGACAGAGGAACAATGATAGATGTTCATGTCTACTAAAATATATACAGATGCTTAAATGATTTGATTGACAGGATATGACTTGATTGCCATGCTTCAATATACCTTCACAATTGACAGGATCCTATGTCGACAGGTTAAAGCGGGCGGATACCGACAAAAACAGCTCTATTTTAATACACCTGCCGCTACTACTGAGCGGAAATCGTTCGTCGATAAGGACGAAAGTCACCAGCCGGCACGTCAAGCATGTCTTCCTAACCGAAAGCAACCAGCCATGAAGATGTctgaggaaagaaaaagagatacaacaaaaaaagaaatatcagTAAATGAGAGATGAGAACAGGAAGCTGGAAAACCATTATGATACCAGCAAATATAGCGATCACTTGCGGAACGTGGGCATGATTGCTGCAAAGCGGCAAAACGTCTATGTTCACCAAAAAGGAAAGCTAAAGCACTAGGTGTGATACGACCGTGCGAAGATGTTTCCAATCCGGTGTGAGCACTCGGTGCTCGGTAAGACCCCACACCACATTCCGGAGACAAACGACAAGCAGAAAAGTTGTCACAACATTGGTAAAACACTACAGTTGGACAAGCTTGGTGACATTTTCGTTCGCTCACATTCAGGTAAACTAGGTCATTTTCAATGGGGAGAGTCGGCAATTGTGGTTGCAAgtataattttcttcttgcgaaAAATCATTCCCCCGGGTGGCAGCATTCTTGTTCTCTCGTTTCAGTGTGGAACTGGAACGTTGGATCAACGACTGCAAGGATGTATGATTTCCGCTCCAAAG
Proteins encoded in this window:
- the LOC125764389 gene encoding uncharacterized protein LOC125764389 isoform X1 encodes the protein MKSTGTQRSLVKSVDDSTTNQAGVQSHSWEGSTVNKSNGEQLTMAGYQQRALSLRKPRIQRLLRHRYQEQLDQPSLHSVAKAKMMSRFTRIQVLSIIKLATMDKLRETGAGGPNDPTAQQRLSTEGGGAGGGGKAAGDGGSDEYHHQFYNTGRIGRRNALPDILGTHCTTTTADLSTQLGALSTSDCTGKASDASSSSIAAGNNGQLPPTTTAT
- the LOC125764389 gene encoding uncharacterized protein LOC125764389 isoform X2 — its product is MDKLRETGAGGPNDPTAQQRLSTEGGGAGGGGKAAGDGGSDEYHHQFYNTGRIGRRNALPDILGTHCTTTTADLSTQLGALSTSDCTGKASDASSSSIAAGNNGQLPPTTTAT